One window of Gloeothece citriformis PCC 7424 genomic DNA carries:
- a CDS encoding alpha/beta hydrolase: MEKTALKGRKNIRLKPNPQSVNLLLSLVSFCAVVMATPVKAAEHIYLTYGPAKLSLRVESLELFAKENKINQDLTFYFRRTTEQEEAKFREALTKRVDIDPTVLSRFFNTEIGEDILNRFGNFITLERSRNGKYAIRAALIQAALDPQEGLTLLNVIRKFPTNIQLQGEKILEFAEVVDTVIKATIAFSNDMAELSASEAQKDSPIDFSQLPDLRESGGLDVQKTVINLNDTSRNRRFYLVIYQPKQWRSSKTPVIVFSHGLASRPEDFETLAKHLASYGYVVAMPQHPGSDYLQAKALLEGYSREVFDLNEFVNRPKDISYVLDELERRNQSEFEGRLDLENVGVAGHSFGGYTALAVGGAEIDFEYLQNDCDNQLGALNTSLLLQCRALKLPRQAYHFRDPRVKAVFASNPVNSSIFGPKGLGKIQIPVGFGSGNFDPATPAVYEQVRSFLWINSSQKYLGLAEGQAHLDFSQLDAGITQVINSVPNLTLPSPELLHRYRNAMAIAFFGIYLLNDPQYRPYLSASYAAYLSQPEQFKLHLISANSQPNLEEAIKRFKAKEGDLIPN, translated from the coding sequence ATGGAAAAAACCGCATTAAAAGGCAGAAAAAACATCAGGTTAAAACCCAATCCTCAATCAGTTAATCTCTTATTAAGTTTAGTCAGTTTTTGTGCCGTAGTCATGGCTACACCCGTTAAAGCCGCAGAACATATCTATCTAACTTACGGGCCAGCCAAATTATCTCTTAGAGTCGAATCTTTAGAACTCTTTGCCAAAGAAAATAAAATTAATCAAGATTTGACCTTTTATTTTCGTAGAACCACAGAACAAGAAGAAGCCAAATTTAGAGAAGCTTTAACCAAGCGCGTTGATATTGATCCGACAGTCCTATCGCGTTTTTTTAATACTGAAATTGGAGAAGATATTTTAAACCGGTTTGGCAATTTTATCACCCTAGAAAGAAGCCGTAATGGAAAATATGCCATTCGTGCAGCCCTAATTCAAGCCGCTTTAGATCCTCAAGAAGGACTCACTTTATTAAATGTTATCCGTAAATTTCCCACAAATATTCAATTACAAGGGGAAAAAATATTAGAGTTTGCCGAAGTTGTCGATACAGTAATTAAGGCAACTATTGCTTTTTCTAATGATATGGCCGAATTATCCGCCTCTGAAGCCCAAAAAGATTCACCTATTGATTTTTCTCAACTTCCTGATTTACGGGAATCTGGAGGATTAGACGTTCAAAAAACCGTCATAAACTTAAACGATACTAGCCGAAATCGTCGCTTTTATCTCGTTATTTATCAACCCAAACAATGGCGCTCCTCAAAAACTCCTGTCATCGTTTTTTCACATGGATTAGCATCTAGACCGGAAGATTTTGAAACCTTAGCAAAACATTTAGCCTCCTATGGCTATGTGGTAGCTATGCCTCAACATCCGGGGAGTGATTATCTACAAGCAAAAGCCCTATTAGAAGGTTATTCTAGAGAAGTATTTGATCTCAATGAATTTGTCAATCGACCCAAAGATATAAGTTATGTCCTTGATGAACTCGAACGACGAAATCAAAGCGAATTTGAAGGACGTTTAGACTTAGAAAATGTTGGGGTTGCAGGGCATTCTTTTGGGGGATATACAGCTTTGGCCGTAGGAGGTGCGGAAATTGATTTTGAGTATCTTCAAAACGATTGTGATAATCAATTGGGGGCACTTAATACCTCTTTATTGCTTCAATGTCGGGCTTTAAAATTACCTCGTCAAGCTTATCATTTTCGAGATCCGCGAGTTAAAGCGGTGTTTGCGTCTAACCCAGTTAATAGTAGTATTTTTGGCCCAAAAGGACTAGGAAAAATTCAAATTCCTGTCGGTTTTGGCTCAGGAAATTTTGATCCAGCTACTCCCGCCGTTTATGAGCAAGTGCGCTCTTTTCTTTGGATTAATTCATCCCAAAAATATTTAGGGTTAGCAGAAGGACAAGCTCATCTTGATTTTTCCCAACTCGATGCCGGTATTACTCAAGTGATCAATTCTGTCCCAAATTTAACCTTACCCAGTCCTGAATTACTCCATCGTTATCGGAATGCTATGGCGATCGCTTTTTTTGGGATTTATCTGCTTAATGATCCGCAATATCGTCCTTATCTGAGTGCTTCTTATGCCGCCTATCTCAGTCAACCAGAGCAGTTTAAACTTCATTTGATTAGCGCTAATTCTCAACCTAACTTAGAAGAAGCAATTAAACGGTTTAAAGCCAAAGAAGGAGACTTAATTCCCAATTAA
- a CDS encoding cofactor assembly of complex C subunit B translates to MDTSTLSSTFILTLLMMVGLFFFIRASVKDRTEQVTLKYPIPEDTLLNQLQDYFEKRAYKITSSNPETKQLTLEGFVQPSLFLAIFLSFLAAIGLLCLALVLSLLYAPLTGLFLCLILLAPVAGVFYWKKAARLEQISLKLEPVNQPGQSCITITAHRDELIQLQQIQTIQPTVV, encoded by the coding sequence GTGGATACTTCAACCCTGTCTTCAACTTTTATCTTGACTTTACTGATGATGGTAGGTCTATTTTTCTTTATCAGAGCTTCAGTCAAAGATCGCACTGAACAAGTCACTTTAAAATATCCTATCCCAGAAGATACCTTACTCAATCAATTACAAGATTATTTTGAAAAACGGGCTTATAAAATCACATCCTCTAATCCGGAAACTAAACAACTTACTTTAGAAGGGTTTGTGCAGCCTAGTTTATTTTTAGCGATTTTCCTCTCGTTTTTAGCTGCCATTGGCTTATTATGTTTAGCTCTCGTTTTGTCTTTACTTTATGCGCCCTTAACTGGGCTATTTCTCTGTTTAATTTTACTAGCACCCGTAGCCGGGGTATTTTATTGGAAAAAAGCCGCACGACTTGAGCAAATCTCTTTAAAATTAGAACCCGTTAATCAGCCAGGACAAAGCTGTATTACCATTACCGCTCATCGTGATGAACTTATTCAACTTCAACAAATACAAACTATACAGCCTACTGTCGTCTAA